cagggagagaagggggaagcacaagaagagagtgggagagaatgaTAGGAGGCTTGGCAGtgaccagaaggagagagagaacaacctGGGGAGGTAGTTAGGTCTAATGGATGGTTTTATACTGAGGACACAGAAAAGGTCCTGAGGCACTGATTCACATTAACCAAATTCACCAGATCATATCATTGTTTCTGAGGCTGTCAACATGTTTTAACTCTTAGCCTTGCCCCCCCAATTTTCGCGGGAGAGAGGCAAGCTAATTCAAAGGGGAAGGAGGAGTTAGGCCAAGGGTTTGACCTAATAGAGGATCAGTTGAAACTtcctcagaaagaagaaagagggaagcaagGAACCATGTAGAGATGGGAGAAGTGCCATGGGGGCTCACATCTGCTGGCTCCTGTCTTCTTGTTGCAGGAAGAGTCAGGGCTAGGTGCAACTGAAAGTTGGCGATGAGTGTCAACGGTCCACTCGAGGACTGTGATAGCCATTGTGGGGGCGAGTGGGTTGGCAAGCCTACAAGGTGAGTAGAAGGCACGCTGAGCAGCAGGCACACACGGGTGAGGACGGAGGCAGAGCCAGCATGCACCGCGACACGGCTGTCCCAGCAATGCCTGACAGCAGGGAGGTATCGGGATGACACTCATCAAGAGGGAGTCCACACCCTCGGCACATTCAATTAATTCAGCCCCTGCCTGGGGACTTTCTATCTGGGTCTGACCTTGGCCCTTCTAACCGCGTCTTCCCCAGCACACATGCCCACTGAAATCCTCGTACCCTGGACCTGCTCCAGCTCTGTGACATCTCTCTCAATTTGGGGGATCCAGCATATACCCCACAGCCTCAGAGCAACTGAATCTCGGTTTGTACAGAGGGCACTAGAGAATGCTTTCCCTTAAAAAACACTCCCCATCTCTGCAGCTGACCCGCAAAGACACACACCCTTGAATACCTCACAGCTACACGCCCATCCTCCCCAAAGAAACAGAGATACAGACCCACAagtacacacaaatacatacagaGATATTCACATACGGGATAGGAAATTCCCTGTGGAGGGAACGTAGATGGTGAAATATAGCCCCACGACAGGACTCTTcccccagagcccctgcctcAGCCCTGGCCACAAACTTCTCAGGAGGTTTTCGCTCCATCACCAAGTCAGCCCATTACCCTGACAAGAGCATATCCCCTAGTGCTCTTGAAGGCCATGGTCTGACGCCACGGATGCTCAAATTGGGCATGGCTTGGCCGTGGTGACACCGGGCAGGGGTTGGGGACAGGGGATCTGGTGTATTGACATCCCACTGAAAAgggcaggtgtgctgtttcagtCAGTCTCTGCTACAGGAAGTCCATATAAAAATGCTGTTCAACTTTGCCTGTTGGGACACACCTCCCCCGACCCCCTTCATTTATATGTCATGGGGCTCCATCTTTATAAGCGAAGTGGGGTTGAATGGGGAGAagggggctggggttggggatcTGGTAAGCAGGCTCCCAGATGTGGTCACATTAGGCTCAGCCATAAACAGGGACCCTGAGCCTGAGGAGAGCTCAAGTTCAGCCACTGGGGTCAGCCCAACAGTGGGGCAGCTGGGAGAAGAGAAAGTCTGGTTCCCCGGAAGGGAACCCCTTGAAACCACCTGGGTTGGAAGTGGCTGAAGGTGAGCCCGATCCCTCAGGAGCTCCCTCAGGGTCTCTTCAGGAACCAGCAGCCCCTCCATGGGGGCCCCAGTCACCATGCCCTGCACATATGAGGAGGGCCTCAGTGGCCCCTCCTTGACCCCAGGGGCTGCTGTGGCACCCGAAGTCCTGATGAAGGCAGCGATGACAGTCCCAGGGGCCTGAGAGCTGGGCCCTGCTGCTCCAGCCCCTGTGACGGAGGATGGTGCTGGGTTGGTTGGACGGTTGGCCCCAGCCAGAAGTTGGGGGAGACCACTAAGAATCAGCGGAGCCCCTGGTGCTGCCACCTGACTTTCTTGGAAACTGGTGTTCAGGGGGAAGGAGGCCTGCAAAGTGAAGGTGTCCTTGAAGGTCGTAGCAGGCGGAACACTCTGGAGAACAAGCTGGGTTGAAGCAGTAGTACTGGCAGGAGGCCCGTTGGTCAGCACTGTGGTCAGTGGGATTGTCTGCAGGGTCAGGGCCGAGCCTGACCCCACAGGGGCCACTCCTAGGTGGATGTTGCTGGGCACTGAAGAAGTactgagaagaaacagaaaacagatttggTTAAGGCAGAAGGCATCTCCCAACTGGCTAGGGAGCAGGGCACAGGAGGAACAGAGCTGAAGGTgtggtttctttgctgttgtACCAGCCAACACCTACTGAGTACTTAGTATAGGTCAGGAATCGTTCTaaatgcctggcatgtggtatTTCACTCAATCTCCCAAACAACCCACAAATTGAATAAGATTAATAATGTGATTTTACAGCTTGAGGAAACGGAAGCACGgagaggttatgtaacttgccTTAGACCACACAGCTAGTCGCAGGGACCACATCTAGGCTTTGTGACCCCCAAGCTCATGTTGCTCACCACTCCGCTCTATTGCCTTCCCTCTTCAGGAGAGCACCTTATCCACGCCAGTGTAGTGAGAGTAACATACACATAACTCAAAGCCCAACCTTCTCAGGGAAAATTTGGAGGCACTGAGCATGGACAAGAAGTAGCGAGAGCTTTCCAGGTGGCCCTGGAGGGCCTGAGGGAAGCAGAATGGGTGTCTCTGTACCATCCGCCATTGTCTCTTTTCTGGAATGGAGGAGGCTTGGGGAGATGGGCCCAGATGTGGAGGTACCTGGTGGCTACTTGGGGAGCACTCTGAAATAACCAAAACAGCCCCAGCTGGTGACAGAAGCTGCCCAGGTCAAGTGCTGGCGTTGCCATTATTTTAGcgtgcgaccttgggcaagtcacttttcCCCTCTTGACCAACAGGTGCCCTACTGGCTTCCCAGGGATTCTGGGAGTGTCCCGTGAGACTGGAGACACAGCAGAACTCCTCAAGAAGTTGAACACTCTCCCCAAACACGGTCTTAGTAGAAGACCTGTAATGACTCCAGGGCCCTTACCTCATGGCTTTGGGGAATTTGGCCTGGCTCTCCGGGGGAGGGATGAGCACGGCGGAGGTAGTGGGGATCTCCTCATCTGCACACAGTCCCACTTCCAGATTTGCAGACGGCTGTAAGCCAACGCTCTGAACCTTTGGCTTTTCCCAGGAAGGGCCTGCCTTGCCCTGGGGAACAGCTCTGGCCGAGACCCTGGAGCTGGCTCGCCTGGTGGTGCTGGTGGAGGAGGTGCAGGGAGTGGAGGCCCGAGGGGAGGCCGCCGTGACTTCACTTCTCTCATCCTCGTCTTCGATCACCACCAGGTCCTTGGGCATCTCCTTAAACTGGTACACCAGCCTCTGCCCTTCCACTTTGGCAAGGATGCCTCTTTGGTAGTAGTATCTGGGGGACGAGGGCCGGGGATGTGGGGAGTTAGGCCGGGACACGCCACCCTCCAGGGCAGGTCCGGCAGGAAGAGGGGGCAGCCAGGCAGCCAGATGGGAGCCCAGGGCAAGGGAGCCCAGCCAAGGCCAACTCTTGGACTTGGAAGGCTTTTATGAAATTCCTGAGATCTCCCCCTGAGGACACAAAGGGCCACGAAAAGGGGTTTTAAATGTTAGCCCTGCCCTGCTTTGGGGATAAGGACAAGGGGTGAGTAAATGATGGGAGGGGATGGACGTTGGGAAGCTCAGCTGTCCCCCGGCCTGAAAGGTCAACGGTGGGTAACTTGGGCCTGTCTCCCTGGGTCTCTGGCTGGCAGAAGGCCCTTCCTGGGGATGCGGGGTCCTTAAGGGCTCTTCtgttataaaaagagaaaaagccaggACAGAGATACACGAGGGAGGGGACTGTTCCTCCCAGGGGTCCGGGAACAGGCTTAGGGGCAACCACGTGGGAGAGCTGGGAGACCCTAAGGCAGGAGGGACATCTTGAACAAGGAGAAGAGTTCggtaaccccccacccccaccccccgggcagGGACTCGGTGCCCCAGCAGCTCCTACCTTAGCGCTCGCCCCATTGTCTCATAGTTCATGTCAGGCTTATTTTTCTGCTTCCCCCACAGCTTGGACACGGCTTTGGAGTCCACCAGCTTGAAGATGCCTTTCTCTCGCTGGGTCCACTTGATGTACTTGGGGCAGGTGTTTCTGTCTTGCAGCAGTGCGAGGAGGAACTCCCACAGGTAGATGGTGCTGCCTGCAGAAGGGCACGTGATGAGGGGCGGCCTAGGCCCTCCagtgcccctcccacctcacctgACTCCCAGCCGCACCTTTGCCATCCTTAGATTTCTTCCGAATGGGGATGCTGGGGTCAGTGACTGGTGAGGTACTGCGGTTGCCCTTGGTCTTCCGGACTgtgaggggaagcagggaggaggaTGAGGCAGAGACGAGACGGCAGTGAGTGCTCCAGGGTGGACTCCCGAGAGGGAAGACCCCGGGGCTCCTCAAGTAGGGTGCCAGGGCAGACAAGGAAGAGCCGGGTCAACAAGACCAGAGGCCCACGATCACCCTCCACAACCACAGCCCTCAAGTTCCTGCACTTGCCCAATGGCCCGCCCTCATTTTCAGGCCCCAAAGGTACACCAGAACACGACTGCAATGCGGTAGTGGTTACAAATGAGTCCCCTTTAGAAGAACACAATCCACCTAGCCTAATGTTTGAAATGGAAAGGtagcctcagggcacctgggtggctcagttggttcagcgtcggactcttgatttcggatcaggtcatgatctcatctgcacttgtaattctctctctctctgcccctcccctgctcatgctctctctctctctctctctgtctctctgaaaataaataaataaacattaaaagagagagagagagagagagagagagagagaaggcagcctAATGGGGCAGCTGTTGTGCAGGTAAGTGTGACACTGAGGCTTTGGTTCCCTCGCTGACAAGGCAGTGGCAACCAGTCATTACCTAAGGAAATCAATAACACCGGGGCTTGGGAAAGCCCAAAGTCCTCTCCCACATATGGCCCAAGCACCAAAAGCTTGGAGAAGGAAGATAAGCACACAGGAtgaggcctctttttttttttaatttattaaaaaaattttttttaagtttatttatttttgacagagacagagtgcaagcatgagctggggaggtgcagagagagagagggagacacagaatccgaagcaggctccaggctccaagctgtcagcacagagcctgacgcggggggtcgaactcacaaactgtgagatcatgacctgggccaaagtcggacacccaacagatggagccacccaggcacccccggatgAGGCCTCTTTTATAGGCAGAGGCCCCCAGAGGGCCAGGGACTTGCCAGGAGGCCAAGGATGGTGTCCAAACACCAAGACGAGGGTTCAACCCATCTGGGGTCGTTGGCATTTC
The window above is part of the Panthera tigris isolate Pti1 chromosome X, P.tigris_Pti1_mat1.1, whole genome shotgun sequence genome. Proteins encoded here:
- the ELF4 gene encoding ETS-related transcription factor Elf-4, which codes for MAITLQPSDLIFEFASNGMDDIHQLEDPSVFPAVIVEQVPYPELLHLYSGLELDDVHNGIITDGTLCMAQDQILEGSILLADDNEATSQTMSTTEVLLNVESPNDILDEKQIFSTSEMLPDSDPAPAATLPNYLFPVSEPDALNGAGDTDDQEGHCLEKVPREESAKKTGKSKKRIRKTKGNRSTSPVTDPSIPIRKKSKDGKGSTIYLWEFLLALLQDRNTCPKYIKWTQREKGIFKLVDSKAVSKLWGKQKNKPDMNYETMGRALRYYYQRGILAKVEGQRLVYQFKEMPKDLVVIEDEDERSEVTAASPRASTPCTSSTSTTRRASSRVSARAVPQGKAGPSWEKPKVQSVGLQPSANLEVGLCADEEIPTTSAVLIPPPESQAKFPKAMSTSSVPSNIHLGVAPVGSGSALTLQTIPLTTVLTNGPPASTTASTQLVLQSVPPATTFKDTFTLQASFPLNTSFQESQVAAPGAPLILSGLPQLLAGANRPTNPAPSSVTGAGAAGPSSQAPGTVIAAFIRTSGATAAPGVKEGPLRPSSYVQGMVTGAPMEGLLVPEETLRELLRDRAHLQPLPTQVVSRGSLPGNQTFSSPSCPTVGLTPVAELELSSGSGSLFMAEPNVTTSGSLLTRSPTPAPFSPFNPTSLIKMEPHDI